Proteins found in one Zea mays cultivar B73 chromosome 1, Zm-B73-REFERENCE-NAM-5.0, whole genome shotgun sequence genomic segment:
- the LOC100282842 gene encoding uncharacterized LOC100282842 precursor: MAPETMLLGVCAVLMVVGVTNAAEGQVASVVVGLARCADSTRKNMKAEAGFKGLQVAIKCKNSNGEYETKAVSEIQSSGAFSVPLAADLHGADCHAQLHSAANNAPCPGQEPSRIAPMSGGTFVAVPGKMHYPSAECASAFLCSPIKKHLLDHFHKAPLPVPEYHPVPDHSKPPVPEYHPVPEHSKPAPEYHPPTPEYHPPTPVYGQPKPTPIYHPPAEH; the protein is encoded by the exons ATGGCACCAGAAACGATGCTCCTCGGCGTCTGTGCCGTGCTGATGGTGGTCGGCGTCACGAACGCGGCGGAGGGCCAGGTGGCGTCGGTCGTCGTGGGCCTGGCGAGGTGCGCCGACAGCACGAGGAAGAACATGAAGGCTGAGGCCGGTTTCAAGG GTCTTCAGGTGGCGATCAAGTGCAAGAACAGCAACGGCGAGTACGAGACAAAGGCCGTGAGTGAGATCCAAAGCTCCGGAGCCTTCAGCGTCCCACTCGCCGCCGACCTCCACGGCGCCGACTGCCACGCGCAGCTCCACAGCGCCGCCAATAACGCGCCTTGCCCTGGGCAGGAGCCGTCCAGGATCGCGCCCATGTCAGGCGGCACCTTCGTCGCCGTGCCTGGCAAGATGCACTACCCGTCCGCGGAGTGCGCGTCCGCGTTTCTCTGCTCCCCGATCAAGAAGCACTTGTTAGATCACTTCCACAAGGCACCCCTGCCGGTGCCGGAGTACCACCCGGTGCCTGACCACAGCAAGCCGCCGGTGCCGGAGTACCACCCGGTGCCTGAGCACAGCAAGCCGGCGCCGGAGTACCACCCTCCCACGCCGGAATACCACCCTCCCACTCCAGTGTACGGGCAGCCAAAGCCAACTCCGATCTACCATCCTCCCGCTGAGCACTGA